One genomic region from Skermania piniformis encodes:
- the cobM gene encoding precorrin-4 C(11)-methyltransferase: protein MTVHFIGAGPGAADLLTLRAVRLLGAADVCLYAGTYLDRAVLSHCRTDAELVDTQYLDLDAIVDELVRADARGATVARLCSGDPSLYSALTEQTRRLDERGIRWDVTPGVPAYAAAAALLGTELTVPESTQSVVLTRVAGTTRMPATEALAGFARTRATLALHLAIRRTRELAAELTAEYGPDCPVVVVYRATRPEQLIIRGSLADIADRVERAGLRQAAIILVGPVLAATDCAESHLYDPARQRPGRPGPTEAGTR from the coding sequence GTGACCGTCCATTTCATCGGCGCCGGCCCCGGGGCCGCGGACCTGCTCACCCTGCGAGCGGTCCGCTTGCTCGGGGCTGCGGACGTCTGCCTGTACGCCGGCACCTATCTCGATCGGGCGGTGCTATCGCACTGCCGGACCGACGCCGAACTGGTCGACACCCAGTACCTCGACCTGGACGCGATCGTCGACGAACTGGTCCGAGCCGACGCGCGCGGCGCTACCGTGGCCCGGCTCTGCTCCGGCGACCCGTCGCTGTACTCGGCGTTGACCGAGCAGACCCGACGGCTGGACGAGCGCGGCATCCGGTGGGATGTGACGCCCGGCGTGCCGGCCTACGCCGCTGCGGCGGCATTGCTGGGGACCGAGCTGACCGTGCCGGAGTCGACCCAGTCGGTCGTGTTGACCCGAGTGGCCGGCACCACCCGGATGCCGGCCACGGAGGCGCTGGCCGGCTTCGCCCGCACCCGCGCGACGTTGGCGCTGCACCTGGCGATCCGCCGGACGCGCGAGCTCGCTGCCGAGCTGACCGCCGAGTACGGCCCGGACTGCCCGGTGGTGGTGGTCTATCGAGCCACCCGGCCGGAGCAGCTGATCATCCGCGGCAGTTTGGCCGATATCGCCGACCGGGTGGAACGGGCCGGCCTCCGCCAAGCGGCGATCATCCTGGTCGGCCCGGTGCTCGCGGCTACCGACTGCGCCGAGTCGCACCTCTATGATCCCGCCCGGCAGCGCCCCGGCCGGCCGGGGCCGACCGAGGCCGGTACCCGGTAG